A region from the Toxotes jaculatrix isolate fToxJac2 chromosome 2, fToxJac2.pri, whole genome shotgun sequence genome encodes:
- the sypb gene encoding synaptophysin b, translated as MDVVNQLVAQGQFTVVKQPLGFIKILQWIFAIFAFSTCGSYSGMFKMSVECKNRSESDLGIEVKFEYPFRLHQVYFDAPTCKGGNPERLFLTGDYSSSAEFFVTIGVFSFLYSMAALSVYCFILEKYRENNKGAQIDFVVTAVFAFMWLVSSCAWAKGLSDVKTATDPEKVITFISACGEQENRCREVYDPKVSGLNTSVAFGFINLILWIGNLWFVFKETGWLAAFSGTYVPSQEKQPAPDSFNQGGYGQQDPYAGSQGGYQPDYGQQGGYSEDGGYSQGYEQQPTSYSNQM; from the exons ATCTTTGCAATCTTCGCCTTCTCAACATGTGGCAGTTACTCTGGCATGTTCAAGATGAGCGTGGAGTGTAAAAACCGGTCGGAGAGTGACCTGGGCATAGAAGTAAAATTTGAATATCCATTCAG GCTCCATCAGGTTTACTTTGATGCTCCCACTTGTAAGGGAGGGAACCCCGAGCGTCTGTTCCTGACTGGGGACTACTCCTCCTCAGCTGAGTTCTTTGTCACCATCGGtgtcttttccttcctttactCCATGGCAGCCCTGTCTGTTTACTGCTTCATACTGGAGAAATACCGTGAAAACAACAAAGGGGCCCAGATT GACTTTGTTGTGACGGCGGTATTTGCCTTCATGTGGCTGGTGTCTTCCTGTGCTTGGGCTAAAGGCCTGTCAGATGTGAAAACAGCCACTGATCCAGAGAAGGTCATCACTTTCATCTCAGCCTGCGGTGAACAAGAGAATCGCTGCCGTGAAGTCTATGACCCCAAGGTCTCCGGCCTCAACACCTCTGTG GCTTTTGGCTTCATCAACCTTATCCTGTGGATAGGAAATCTGTGGTTTGTGTTCAAGGAGACCGGCTGGCTGGCCGCCTTCTCTGGAACATACGTCCCGTCGCAGGAAAAGCAGCCCGCCCCCGATTCATTCAACCAGGGAGGCTACGGTCAGCAGGACCCCTACGCCGGCTCCCAGGGAGGCTACCAGCCTGACTACGGCCAGCAGGGAGGCTACAGCGAGGACGGAGGTTACAGCCAGGGCTATGAGCAGCAGCCCACCTCCTACTCTAATCAAATGTGA